In one Bradyrhizobium sp. 4 genomic region, the following are encoded:
- a CDS encoding magnesium transporter CorA family protein, which produces MLKLYRWPSDDWQKIGAQMPSEIIWADLLDATAEEKQFVERLLGIRVPSEDSLSEIEASSRLILDNGTLYLSSPAVRLNEDNEAEITPVGFVIGPRVLVTVRFAQLPIFDDIGKRIGSDDSLENGMCVFTSLVEAMVDRGADVLEHLGAKVDRLSRGVFKGGLVRSKRPVRSSRRMREALENIGELADRLAKARDVLLGVGRVASFAGDVGGEWITPASKKRLEAVSKDVVSLGDYETRLSDKIQLLLDAVLGFINIQQNELFKILTIVSVVGVPPTIMVGIWGMNFKHMPELDWTFGYPLAWLAIIASGVLPLIWFKRRGWFE; this is translated from the coding sequence TTGCTCAAGCTGTACAGGTGGCCGTCCGACGACTGGCAGAAGATCGGCGCGCAGATGCCGTCCGAGATCATCTGGGCTGATCTTTTGGACGCGACCGCAGAAGAAAAGCAGTTCGTCGAACGATTGCTCGGGATACGCGTTCCGTCCGAGGATTCGCTCAGCGAGATCGAAGCGTCGAGCCGCCTGATCCTCGACAACGGCACGCTCTATCTCAGCTCGCCGGCGGTCCGGCTTAACGAGGACAACGAGGCCGAGATCACGCCCGTGGGATTCGTCATCGGCCCGCGCGTGCTGGTGACGGTGCGCTTCGCGCAGCTGCCGATCTTCGACGACATCGGCAAGCGTATCGGTTCCGATGACAGCCTGGAGAACGGCATGTGCGTGTTCACCAGCTTGGTCGAGGCCATGGTCGACCGCGGCGCCGATGTCCTTGAGCATCTCGGCGCAAAGGTCGACAGGCTCTCGCGCGGCGTCTTCAAGGGCGGGCTCGTTCGCTCGAAGCGGCCGGTTCGCTCCAGCCGCAGGATGCGCGAGGCGCTGGAGAACATCGGTGAGTTGGCCGATCGGCTCGCCAAGGCGCGCGATGTCCTGCTTGGCGTCGGCCGCGTCGCCTCGTTTGCCGGCGATGTCGGGGGTGAATGGATCACGCCCGCGTCGAAGAAGCGCCTCGAGGCCGTCTCGAAGGACGTCGTTTCGCTCGGCGATTACGAGACGCGATTGTCGGACAAGATCCAGCTTCTGCTCGATGCGGTGCTCGGCTTCATCAACATCCAGCAGAACGAGCTGTTCAAGATATTGACGATCGTCTCGGTCGTCGGCGTGCCGCCTACGATCATGGTCGGAATCTGGGGCATGAACTTCAAGCACATGCCGGAGCTGGACTGGACGTTCGGCTATCCGCTGGCGTGGCTTGCCATCATCGCCAGCGGCGTGCTGCCGCTGATCTGGTTCAAGCGGCGCGGCTGGTTCGAATGA
- a CDS encoding alpha/beta hydrolase, translated as MTESSFIHRLEPATGAGSPPLLLLHGTGGDENDLLGLGKMVSPGSALVSPRGRVLEHGMPRFFRRLAEGVFDEDDVRRRAHELGGFVAEARQRYGLAAPVAVGFSNGANIAAALLLLEPDVLAGAILLRAMVPLLDPPKAELGGKPVLLLSGQADPIVPASNSAKLAALLSEAGARVAHKVLPAGHQLSQADVTLARDWIGKLAVEVA; from the coding sequence GTGACCGAGAGTTCATTCATCCATCGTTTGGAGCCCGCGACCGGCGCGGGCTCCCCTCCGCTCCTGCTGCTGCACGGCACCGGTGGCGACGAGAACGATCTGCTCGGGCTTGGCAAGATGGTCTCGCCCGGCTCGGCCCTGGTCTCGCCGCGCGGCCGCGTGCTCGAGCACGGCATGCCGCGTTTCTTCCGCCGCCTGGCCGAAGGCGTGTTCGACGAGGACGACGTGCGCCGCCGCGCGCACGAACTCGGCGGCTTCGTCGCGGAGGCGCGGCAGCGATATGGCCTCGCCGCGCCGGTCGCGGTCGGCTTCTCCAACGGCGCCAACATCGCAGCCGCGCTGTTGCTGCTGGAGCCGGACGTGCTGGCAGGCGCGATCCTGCTCCGCGCCATGGTGCCGCTGTTGGATCCGCCGAAGGCTGAGCTCGGCGGCAAGCCGGTCCTGCTTCTGTCAGGGCAGGCTGATCCCATCGTGCCGGCGAGCAATTCGGCGAAGCTTGCAGCGCTGTTGTCGGAAGCCGGAGCGCGGGTCGCACACAAGGTGTTGCCGGCGGGCCATCAATTGTCGCAAGCGGACGTGACGCTCGCCCGCGACTGGATCGGCAAACTCGCCGTCGAAGTCGCCTGA
- a CDS encoding ring-cleaving dioxygenase has protein sequence MSGLHHVTAIAGDPIRNFGFYTRDLGLRFVKKTVNFDDPGTYHFYYGDETGRPGTILTFFPWAGVPAGRRGVGETHQTAFRVPQRSLGYWTQRFVEKGIAYEALEKRFGESVLPFTDPDGMALALVGIPGAESVPGWSNGDVPAEHAIRGFHGVTLLLDSAAKTGAVLTDVFGFKETAREGSVIRFKAPGDVEGSVVDIYEAKGFLRGHQGGGSVHHIAFRAADDAEQGKMARRLVSDHGLHPTKQRDRNYFRSIYFREPGGVLFEIATDIPGFAVDEPVETLGRDLKLPSFLEAQRKQIEGVLPNLEERVS, from the coding sequence ATGTCTGGACTGCACCACGTGACCGCGATCGCCGGCGACCCGATCAGGAATTTTGGCTTCTACACCCGGGATCTCGGCCTGCGCTTCGTCAAGAAGACGGTCAATTTTGACGATCCCGGCACCTATCACTTCTACTATGGCGACGAGACCGGCCGTCCCGGCACCATCCTGACCTTCTTTCCCTGGGCCGGTGTGCCGGCCGGGCGGCGCGGCGTCGGCGAGACCCACCAGACCGCCTTCCGCGTGCCGCAACGCTCGCTCGGCTATTGGACGCAGCGCTTCGTCGAGAAGGGCATCGCCTACGAGGCGCTGGAGAAGCGCTTTGGCGAATCCGTGCTGCCGTTCACAGACCCTGATGGCATGGCACTCGCGCTGGTCGGCATTCCCGGTGCCGAGAGCGTGCCCGGCTGGAGCAATGGCGACGTGCCGGCCGAGCATGCGATCCGCGGCTTCCACGGGGTGACCTTGCTGCTCGACAGCGCGGCGAAGACGGGGGCCGTCCTCACCGACGTGTTCGGCTTCAAGGAGACGGCGCGCGAAGGCTCCGTGATCCGCTTCAAGGCACCGGGCGATGTCGAAGGCAGCGTCGTCGACATCTACGAGGCCAAGGGCTTTTTGCGCGGGCACCAAGGTGGCGGCTCCGTGCATCACATCGCCTTCCGCGCGGCCGACGACGCCGAGCAAGGCAAGATGGCGCGAAGGCTTGTGAGCGATCACGGCCTGCACCCGACCAAGCAGCGGGACCGCAACTACTTCCGCTCGATCTACTTTCGCGAGCCTGGCGGCGTGCTGTTCGAGATCGCGACCGACATCCCCGGCTTCGCGGTCGACGAGCCCGTCGAGACGCTGGGACGCGACCTGAAGCTGCCGAGCTTCCTCGAAGCGCAGCGCAAGCAGATCGAAGGTGTTCTGCCGAATTTGGAAGAGAGGGTGTCGTGA
- a CDS encoding response regulator, producing MLDDEPAVWQTVSLVLTRAGFDVIGCNDPKSFIALCLDSNPSCILVDVVLNDTSGLEILRELRNRGFDRPIIMVSGCSDVVTAVRAIKQGAFDFIEKPFRGNDLVARVAAALKPGESRSSGPVFHFPGRPPLTVREREVLSELIGGRSTKEIADRMDLSPRTIESHRVNIMQKVGAKNPAELVRLAITAKRSGT from the coding sequence GTGCTGGATGACGAACCCGCGGTCTGGCAGACGGTCTCGCTCGTGCTCACCAGGGCGGGGTTCGATGTGATCGGCTGCAACGATCCGAAGTCATTCATTGCGTTGTGCCTCGATTCCAATCCTTCTTGCATCCTCGTCGACGTCGTTCTGAATGACACTTCGGGGTTGGAAATACTGAGGGAACTCCGGAACCGAGGTTTTGATCGGCCCATCATCATGGTGTCCGGTTGCAGCGACGTCGTAACGGCTGTTCGCGCGATCAAGCAGGGCGCCTTTGATTTCATCGAGAAGCCATTTCGGGGCAACGACCTCGTTGCGCGGGTTGCGGCAGCTCTGAAGCCTGGGGAGTCCAGGAGCTCGGGGCCTGTGTTTCATTTCCCCGGACGGCCGCCGCTCACGGTTCGCGAGCGGGAAGTTCTGTCCGAGCTGATCGGCGGGAGGTCGACCAAGGAGATCGCAGACCGCATGGATCTGAGCCCACGCACCATCGAGAGCCATCGGGTCAATATCATGCAGAAGGTCGGCGCGAAAAATCCCGCCGAGCTGGTGCGCCTTGCGATTACGGCGAAGCGTTCCGGCACGTGA
- a CDS encoding methyl-accepting chemotaxis protein, producing MRLSVKLCLLGIVSLLVLLLMAQAWMALSRAAALNANAEDLATNWLPATKALGDVKYWSTRGRVAGSRLIVTTDPLQRRTTEGQLSQYMANAEKAAKVYEATIVSPQERALWDKFQQKSGFYKNEQDRILMLAASDPAKAISDYNGLGSAAFSEAQNAIDAVVEFNEKGAAQAVSEARGSYSLAKLVTFTVGGVALLMGLVAACFVLMRVTSPLQRLNGTMRTIADGNLDTEVVYTTRNDEIGDMAKALLVFRENGLRVRRMEDEQKANEQAEARRRKLEMEKLANEFEHAVGEIVDAVASASTELEASANTLTHSATRAQEVTTTVAAASEQASANVQSVASATEELSTSVNEIGRQVQESARMAGEAVGQARNTMNQVSELSRASTRIGDVVELINTIAGQTNLLALNATIEAARAGDAGRGFAVVASEVKALAEQTARATGDIGQQITSIQAATQESVTAIKSISGTIERLSEISSTIAAAVEEQGAATQEIARNVQQASQGTQQVSSNIVDVQRGATETGGASSQVLSSAQSLSSDSNRLKAQVQRFLSTVRAA from the coding sequence ATGCGCCTGAGCGTTAAACTTTGCCTACTTGGAATCGTTTCCCTCCTTGTGCTGCTTCTAATGGCGCAGGCATGGATGGCACTTTCCCGCGCGGCAGCGCTAAATGCGAATGCGGAAGACCTTGCCACCAATTGGTTGCCTGCGACGAAAGCGCTGGGTGACGTCAAGTATTGGTCGACACGCGGCCGGGTCGCCGGCAGCCGCCTGATCGTGACCACCGACCCGTTGCAGCGCAGAACTACAGAAGGGCAGCTCTCGCAATATATGGCTAATGCCGAGAAGGCCGCGAAGGTCTATGAGGCTACCATCGTATCGCCTCAGGAAAGGGCGCTTTGGGATAAGTTCCAGCAAAAGTCAGGTTTCTATAAGAATGAGCAGGATCGCATCCTGATGCTGGCCGCGAGTGATCCGGCCAAGGCGATAAGCGACTACAATGGCTTGGGGAGTGCAGCGTTCAGTGAGGCGCAGAACGCCATCGACGCCGTTGTCGAATTCAATGAGAAGGGTGCCGCTCAGGCCGTTTCAGAGGCACGCGGCAGCTATTCGCTCGCAAAACTGGTGACGTTCACGGTCGGGGGCGTCGCACTCTTGATGGGTCTCGTCGCTGCATGCTTTGTGTTGATGCGGGTGACTTCGCCGCTCCAGCGGCTGAACGGCACGATGCGGACTATCGCCGACGGGAACCTCGACACCGAAGTCGTATATACGACGCGCAACGACGAAATCGGCGACATGGCCAAGGCACTCCTCGTTTTCAGGGAGAACGGCCTGCGCGTGCGCCGGATGGAGGATGAGCAAAAGGCCAACGAGCAGGCGGAAGCAAGGCGTCGCAAGCTGGAAATGGAGAAGCTTGCCAACGAGTTCGAGCACGCTGTCGGCGAGATCGTGGACGCCGTGGCGTCCGCTTCTACCGAGCTGGAAGCCTCAGCCAACACGTTGACCCATTCCGCGACACGTGCTCAGGAGGTCACCACGACCGTTGCAGCCGCGTCCGAGCAGGCTTCTGCCAACGTCCAGTCGGTTGCGAGCGCAACGGAAGAACTGTCGACGTCGGTTAACGAAATCGGCCGGCAGGTTCAGGAATCGGCGCGGATGGCTGGCGAAGCCGTCGGCCAGGCCCGCAACACAATGAACCAGGTCAGCGAGCTGTCGCGGGCCTCGACCCGCATTGGCGACGTGGTTGAGCTCATCAACACGATCGCCGGACAGACCAACCTGCTGGCGCTGAATGCAACGATCGAGGCAGCGCGGGCCGGCGATGCGGGCCGCGGCTTTGCAGTGGTTGCCTCCGAGGTGAAGGCGTTGGCCGAGCAGACCGCGCGGGCAACCGGCGACATCGGACAGCAAATCACCAGCATTCAGGCCGCAACGCAGGAATCCGTCACGGCGATCAAAAGTATCAGCGGTACGATCGAACGACTTTCTGAAATTTCGTCGACCATTGCGGCAGCGGTGGAGGAACAGGGCGCCGCCACTCAGGAGATCGCGCGCAATGTCCAGCAGGCGTCCCAGGGCACTCAGCAGGTTTCCTCCAACATCGTCGACGTTCAGAGGGGGGCGACGGAGACGGGCGGGGCGTCCAGCCAGGTGCTGTCCTCGGCGCAATCACTGTCCTCCGACAGCAACAGGCTGAAAGCTCAGGTACAGCGGTTCCTCTCCACCGTACGCGCCGCCTGA
- a CDS encoding helix-turn-helix domain-containing protein gives MEVAFSTADVHPRDRFDYWQAATRERIADHDSSISSRDGFKAELSVGRVGSLGLVRSCNSEIQVASTNRHAARSDPSEVLLFCLLAGRILLEQSDRRVSLDAGSLACVDPRLAHTMHFLDQSSTLIIKVPRTELEARLGTNFDIAACRIAPLGPQERLTLFFAAKLEQLSGTLDKTSEETISTQAIDLIALSLGNAVDRPTQLPANKSRLVWHIHRVIEARLQNTDLTPERIAERVGISVRQANRLLGTQGSSIMRLVQTKRLARCRHALEDPRQIHRSVSDIALGWGFSDLTHFSRSFKRAYGILPSDLRKLKESR, from the coding sequence ATGGAGGTCGCATTCTCCACCGCAGACGTGCATCCGCGGGACCGTTTCGACTATTGGCAAGCTGCCACGCGCGAGCGGATCGCCGACCACGACTCCTCGATTTCCTCTCGCGACGGTTTCAAAGCAGAGCTGTCGGTCGGACGCGTTGGGTCGCTGGGCCTGGTTAGATCATGTAACTCCGAGATTCAGGTCGCTTCCACAAACCGGCATGCGGCCCGCTCGGACCCCAGCGAAGTCCTGTTATTCTGTTTGCTCGCTGGTCGAATCCTGCTGGAACAAAGCGATCGCAGGGTGTCCTTGGACGCAGGCTCACTCGCGTGTGTGGACCCGCGGCTCGCCCACACGATGCACTTTCTCGATCAGTCGTCCACGCTCATCATCAAAGTTCCGCGAACGGAACTTGAAGCAAGGCTCGGTACGAACTTCGATATTGCGGCTTGCCGCATCGCTCCGTTGGGTCCGCAGGAGCGCCTAACCCTATTCTTTGCAGCCAAGCTGGAACAGCTGAGCGGTACACTCGATAAGACAAGCGAGGAAACCATCTCGACGCAGGCAATCGACTTGATTGCGCTCTCCCTCGGGAACGCGGTCGATAGGCCAACGCAACTTCCGGCCAATAAATCGCGCCTTGTCTGGCACATTCACCGCGTCATCGAGGCGAGATTGCAGAATACCGACCTCACGCCGGAGCGAATCGCCGAACGTGTCGGAATTAGCGTTCGCCAAGCCAACAGATTGCTCGGAACGCAGGGCAGCTCAATCATGCGGCTCGTCCAAACCAAGCGACTGGCTCGATGCCGCCACGCGCTGGAAGACCCGAGACAAATACACCGTTCAGTCAGTGACATCGCTCTCGGCTGGGGATTTTCGGACCTGACCCACTTCAGCCGATCATTCAAAAGAGCTTATGGAATTTTGCCCAGCGACCTCCGAAAGCTCAAAGAAAGCCGGTGA
- a CDS encoding methyl-accepting chemotaxis protein: MILLACGIAFYGIRAIGNSGDLVIRLYDGPLMGINHARAAHAALHEARLVLQRNLLAGSSGEQVKKFEDLVRSSFEDLKVVRERTSSPNVTNVREKVEGQLKEWSSGALKILKSSAGGTTEIPTSFLLAQQGDRLMTSIDDLVELVAAYGYEYRTEAEAAVNSARTTMVSVAVGTALIGLVIALAFTYSMSRPISAAVRIAERVAAGNFMDDISVRRRDELGRLLKSLAVMQSSLKARADEDLALIAAKDQSSAEQIGRRQRVEAEIDAFRAAFSSVLSHTDRMTGELTDTAQNLAETARVAGTRSSEAASTAKQTSSNVQTVASAASELGQSVQAISSQLADASTIVQRASGMAESANQTIGRLASAAQQIDEVVGFIRTIAGQTNLLALNATIEAARAGEAGRGFAVVASEVKALATQTAKATEEISSQINEVQLATRQAVDNVGAIALIIGDIDSFTGRIAAAVSQQNAAAGEISRSIGQAATGTAQVARSIAGTAEATDNANRSADMVLATAHDLSSQAAQLRSSVDRFLANVAA, translated from the coding sequence GTGATCCTGCTGGCCTGCGGGATCGCGTTCTACGGCATACGCGCCATCGGCAATTCCGGGGACCTGGTGATCCGTCTCTACGACGGACCGCTGATGGGCATCAACCATGCGCGGGCCGCCCACGCGGCGCTGCATGAGGCCCGCCTCGTGCTCCAGCGAAACCTGCTCGCGGGCAGCTCGGGCGAACAGGTCAAGAAGTTCGAGGATCTGGTGCGCAGCAGCTTCGAAGATCTGAAAGTCGTGCGCGAACGCACCTCATCGCCGAATGTCACGAATGTCCGCGAGAAGGTCGAGGGCCAGCTCAAGGAGTGGTCCAGCGGCGCGCTGAAGATTCTCAAGTCGTCCGCCGGCGGTACAACGGAGATTCCGACCAGCTTCCTGCTCGCGCAACAGGGCGACCGGTTGATGACGTCGATCGACGATCTCGTCGAGCTTGTCGCGGCTTACGGCTATGAATATCGCACGGAGGCGGAAGCAGCGGTCAATTCGGCCCGCACCACGATGGTGTCAGTGGCGGTCGGGACGGCGCTGATCGGACTCGTCATCGCGCTCGCCTTCACTTACTCGATGAGCCGGCCGATTTCGGCCGCAGTCCGGATCGCTGAACGCGTGGCAGCCGGCAACTTCATGGACGATATATCCGTCCGTCGTCGCGACGAGCTTGGTCGGCTCCTGAAGTCTCTGGCCGTGATGCAATCCAGCCTGAAAGCCCGCGCCGATGAGGACTTGGCCTTGATCGCCGCCAAAGATCAGAGCAGCGCCGAGCAGATCGGCCGCCGGCAACGTGTGGAGGCCGAGATCGATGCGTTCCGCGCCGCCTTCAGCTCCGTGCTCAGCCACACCGACCGCATGACCGGGGAGTTGACGGACACGGCGCAGAACCTGGCCGAGACGGCGCGCGTCGCTGGCACACGTTCGAGCGAGGCGGCTTCGACTGCCAAGCAAACGTCCAGCAACGTCCAGACCGTTGCGAGCGCCGCGAGCGAACTCGGTCAATCCGTGCAGGCCATTAGCTCTCAGCTGGCCGACGCCTCCACAATCGTCCAGCGCGCCTCCGGTATGGCGGAGTCCGCCAACCAGACCATCGGCAGGCTTGCAAGCGCGGCACAGCAGATCGACGAAGTGGTCGGTTTCATCCGGACCATTGCCGGGCAGACCAACCTGCTTGCGCTCAACGCCACCATCGAGGCCGCGCGGGCCGGCGAGGCGGGTCGGGGCTTTGCCGTCGTCGCGTCGGAGGTCAAGGCGCTTGCAACGCAGACTGCGAAGGCAACCGAGGAGATTTCGTCGCAAATCAACGAGGTGCAGTTGGCGACACGGCAGGCAGTCGACAACGTTGGAGCGATCGCCTTGATCATTGGCGACATCGACAGTTTCACAGGCCGGATCGCCGCGGCTGTCAGTCAGCAGAATGCGGCGGCGGGAGAGATCTCCAGAAGTATCGGTCAGGCCGCGACCGGTACGGCCCAGGTTGCCCGAAGCATTGCCGGAACGGCCGAAGCTACGGATAATGCCAACCGTTCCGCCGACATGGTTCTGGCAACCGCCCACGATCTGTCCAGCCAGGCGGCACAGCTGCGCTCGTCGGTGGATCGCTTCCTCGCCAACGTGGCGGCTTGA
- a CDS encoding plastocyanin/azurin family copper-binding protein, whose product MRALALFTCVIVSGLSVGAYAATEVIHQQGRVFSAENISVKKGAAVTFLNDDTVPHNIMSASKGNEFNLGSQAPGTSTDVSFKDAGEVLVICAIHPRMKMMVKVTD is encoded by the coding sequence ATGCGTGCACTTGCTCTGTTCACTTGCGTCATCGTCAGCGGGCTTTCGGTAGGCGCCTATGCGGCCACCGAAGTCATCCACCAGCAGGGGCGCGTCTTCTCGGCCGAGAACATCTCGGTCAAGAAGGGCGCCGCCGTCACGTTTCTGAACGATGACACGGTGCCCCACAACATCATGTCGGCCAGCAAGGGCAACGAATTCAACCTCGGATCGCAGGCGCCCGGCACCTCGACGGACGTCAGCTTCAAGGATGCCGGCGAGGTCCTGGTAATCTGCGCCATCCATCCGCGCATGAAGATGATGGTCAAGGTAACTGACTAA
- a CDS encoding ABC transporter substrate-binding protein, with product MFRKLSIVAFAAALAVAPLPVLAQSKKDSVVMAMALEPPGLDPTNAAAAAIAEVTLYNIYETLTKINEDGTTSPLLAESWTASPDLKTYTFKLRKGVKFHNGEPFDSAAVKFSFERNAVATSTNKDKSLFQSFESVAAPDPDTVVISLKNSEPNLPFLLGQASGSIVEPKSAATNITQPVGTGPFQLGAWAKGSSMTLTKWADYRNATAIKLSKVTIRFISDPSAQTAALLSGDVDAFPRVSAQRTIAQFKADPRFNVMVGGSRAKTIVGINHRKKPFDDVRVRRAILAAIDRKAMIDGAVDGFGTPIGSFYVPTALGYVDTTGINPFDPEKAKKLLAEAGITTPLELSLKLPPPSYARQGGEILAAQLAKVGIIAKIENVEWAQWLSQVFAGNGPHNFDLTIVSHVEPFDLVKITEPDYYLGYNNDAFNALYKQIVSTPDEAARVKLLGDAQRMLATDAVSGYLYQPQLITITNKKLKGVWKDVPQYENDFSTWAWE from the coding sequence ATGTTCAGGAAACTATCGATCGTCGCATTCGCCGCCGCGCTTGCCGTGGCTCCGTTGCCGGTGCTGGCGCAGTCCAAAAAGGACAGCGTCGTCATGGCGATGGCGCTGGAGCCGCCCGGGCTCGATCCCACCAATGCCGCCGCCGCCGCGATCGCCGAGGTCACGCTCTACAACATCTATGAGACCCTGACCAAGATCAACGAGGACGGCACCACGTCGCCCCTGCTGGCGGAGAGCTGGACCGCATCGCCCGATCTGAAGACCTATACGTTCAAGCTGCGCAAGGGCGTCAAGTTCCACAATGGCGAGCCGTTCGACTCCGCGGCCGTGAAGTTCTCGTTTGAGCGCAATGCTGTCGCCACCAGCACCAACAAGGACAAGAGCCTGTTCCAGAGCTTCGAGTCCGTTGCCGCGCCCGATCCCGATACGGTCGTGATCAGCCTGAAGAATTCCGAGCCGAACCTGCCGTTCCTGCTGGGGCAGGCGAGCGGCTCGATCGTCGAGCCGAAGAGCGCTGCCACCAATATCACGCAGCCGGTCGGGACCGGGCCCTTTCAGCTCGGTGCCTGGGCCAAGGGCTCCTCGATGACCCTGACCAAATGGGCCGACTACCGCAACGCCACCGCGATCAAGCTCTCGAAGGTGACGATCCGCTTCATCTCCGATCCGTCCGCGCAGACGGCCGCGCTGCTGTCGGGCGACGTCGACGCGTTTCCCCGGGTGTCGGCCCAGCGCACCATCGCGCAGTTCAAGGCTGATCCGCGCTTCAACGTTATGGTCGGCGGCTCCAGGGCGAAGACCATCGTCGGCATCAACCATCGCAAGAAGCCGTTCGACGACGTTCGCGTGCGCCGTGCGATCCTCGCCGCGATCGATCGCAAGGCGATGATCGACGGCGCCGTCGATGGTTTCGGCACGCCGATCGGCAGCTTCTACGTCCCGACCGCGCTCGGCTATGTCGACACCACAGGCATCAACCCGTTCGATCCCGAGAAAGCCAAGAAGCTGCTCGCCGAGGCCGGAATCACCACGCCGCTCGAGCTGTCGCTGAAGCTGCCGCCGCCATCCTATGCGCGGCAGGGCGGCGAGATCCTCGCAGCCCAACTCGCCAAGGTCGGCATCATCGCCAAGATCGAGAACGTCGAATGGGCGCAGTGGCTGTCGCAGGTATTCGCCGGCAATGGTCCGCACAATTTCGACCTCACCATCGTCAGCCATGTCGAGCCGTTCGATCTCGTCAAGATCACCGAGCCGGACTACTATCTCGGCTACAACAACGACGCCTTCAACGCGCTCTACAAGCAGATCGTGTCGACGCCGGATGAAGCCGCCCGTGTCAAGCTTCTCGGCGACGCCCAGCGGATGCTGGCAACCGACGCGGTCTCCGGCTATTTGTACCAGCCGCAGCTGATCACCATCACCAACAAGAAGCTGAAGGGCGTCTGGAAGGACGTGCCCCAATACGAGAACGATTTCTCGACATGGGCGTGGGAGTAG
- a CDS encoding cytochrome c peroxidase, producing MPMFGSSRYTIFAAAVASAGIGAIGFSTIGFGAAVIGESRKVEITQKAPGGLDALKALYRRPSTIPFPKENPYTPEKAALGKKLYFDTRLSVTSAQSCASCHSPGFGWGDGLAVGVGHGMAKLGRHSPTIVNAAWSAIFMWDGRLPTLEEQALGPIQSPGEMNMKLDELMQRLSGIPEYKPMFEAAFPGEGIKAKTLGQAIATYERTVVSERAPFDGWIDGDEKAISEDAKRGFAVFNGKAQCAACHEGWNFTNEGFQDIGLPSSDVGRGEYLPGVIKMKHAFKTPGLREISRRSPFMHDGSLATLEEVIEHYDHAGIDRPSRSDLMRPLELTAQEKADLVAFLKTLTSELAPTAVPVLPR from the coding sequence ATGCCGATGTTCGGCTCCTCACGTTATACCATCTTCGCCGCCGCAGTCGCATCGGCCGGTATTGGCGCTATCGGCTTCAGCACGATCGGTTTCGGCGCAGCCGTCATCGGTGAAAGCCGCAAGGTCGAGATCACACAGAAGGCGCCGGGCGGGCTCGACGCCCTCAAGGCCCTGTATCGCAGACCCTCGACAATCCCGTTCCCGAAAGAAAATCCGTACACGCCCGAGAAAGCCGCGCTCGGCAAGAAGCTGTATTTCGACACCCGCCTCTCGGTGACATCGGCGCAGTCCTGCGCGAGCTGCCACAGCCCCGGGTTCGGCTGGGGCGACGGGCTGGCGGTCGGCGTCGGCCACGGCATGGCGAAGCTCGGGCGTCATTCACCGACCATCGTCAACGCGGCCTGGAGCGCCATCTTCATGTGGGATGGCCGTCTTCCGACACTGGAGGAGCAGGCGCTCGGCCCGATCCAGTCCCCCGGCGAAATGAACATGAAGCTCGACGAGCTCATGCAGCGGCTTTCCGGCATTCCCGAATATAAGCCGATGTTCGAGGCCGCCTTCCCGGGCGAAGGAATCAAGGCGAAGACGCTGGGCCAGGCGATCGCGACCTATGAGCGTACCGTCGTCTCCGAACGGGCGCCGTTCGACGGCTGGATCGACGGCGACGAGAAGGCGATCTCGGAAGATGCCAAGCGGGGCTTCGCGGTGTTCAACGGCAAGGCGCAGTGCGCGGCCTGTCACGAAGGCTGGAACTTCACCAATGAAGGTTTTCAGGACATCGGGCTGCCGAGCAGCGACGTCGGCCGTGGCGAGTACCTTCCTGGTGTCATCAAGATGAAGCACGCCTTCAAAACCCCGGGCCTTCGCGAGATCAGCCGCCGCAGCCCCTTCATGCACGACGGCTCGCTCGCAACGCTCGAAGAGGTCATCGAGCACTACGATCACGCGGGTATCGATCGACCTAGCCGCTCGGATCTCATGCGCCCTCTCGAACTGACAGCGCAGGAGAAGGCCGATCTCGTTGCGTTCCTCAAGACATTGACCAGCGAACTCGCCCCGACGGCCGTGCCGGTCCTGCCGCGCTAA